In Cellulomonas sp. Y8, the genomic stretch TCGGGTACAGCGTCCGCGTCGTCCCGCGGCACGACGGCCTGGCGTCGGTGGCCGAGGTGGGCCTGGTCGCGAACGCGGGCTGACCCGCGCACCCACGCGAGCCCCCGCCCCGGGACGATCCGGCGCGGGGGCTCGTGGCGCGTCCGGGGGCGGTCCCTGGGTACGTCGAGGTCGGTGGTTCCGGCCGAGATCGGTGGTTGCAGGCACCGACCTCGGCGCGAACCACCGACCTCGACGGCGGGGGCCGGGAGGGACCGGGCGCGGCCTGGGTCAGGCGACGTAGACGCGGAGGCTCAGGGGCTCCACGGTCGCGCGGGTGCCCGCCTGCTGGTGCAGGGCGCCGTTGAGGTCGGCCGTGGCGGACTCGCCGGGGTGCTCCCAGGTGGAGTCCCACGCGAGCTCCCAGGTGGTCTCCCCGCCGTCCGCGGCTGCGTCCGGGTCCGCCAGCACCACGTCGACCGGGTCCAGCGACCCGTTCACCACCAGCAGCACGGCGTCGCCGTCGGCCGTGCGCAGCATCTGCAGCGTCCGCAGGTCCGCGTCGTGCCACCGCTCGTGGGTGAACACCGCCCCGGCGGGGTCGAACCAGGCCAGGTCCGGCCGCCCGTCCGCACCGGCGCGGCCGGTGAAGAACCGGGCGCTGCGCAGCGCCGGGTGCGCCCGCCGCAGTGCGGTGAGGTGCCGGGCCGTCGCCAGCAGGTCCCGGCGCCACGGCGCGAGGTCCCAGGACACCCAGGACAGCGGCGAGTCCTGGCAGTACGCGTTGTTGTTGCCGCGCTGGGTCCGGCCGAGCTCGTCGCCGGCCGTGATCATCGGCGTGCCCGCGGCGAGCAGCAGGGTGGCGAGCAGGTTCCGGATCGACCGGCGGCGCAGCGGCACGATGTCCGCGGCCACGGAGTCGGCGGCGACGTGCCCCTCGACGCCGTGGTTCCAGGACCGGTTGTCGTCGGAGCCGTCGCGGTTCTGCTCGCCGTTGGCCTCGTTGTGCTTGTGCTCGTAGGCGACGAGGTCGGCGAGGGTGAACCCGTCGTGCGCGGTGACGTAGTTGACCGAGGCGCGCGGGCCGCGGGCGAGCGGCGGGTCGGACCGCCCGAACAGGTCGACGGACCCGGCGAGCCGGGTCGCGAGGTCCCGGACCCGGTGCTCGGGCAGGCCGTGCGCGGCGCGCGCCGGGTCGGCGAGCCAGAACGACCGCACGGAGTTGCGGAACCGGTCGTTCCACTCGGCGAACGGCGGCGGGAACTGCCCGGTCCGCCAGCCGCCCGGACCGACGTCCCAGGGCTCCGCGACCAGCTTGAGCCCGTGCAGGGCGGGGTCGGTGGCGGCCGCGACCAGGAACGGGTGGTCGGGGTCGAAGCCGGTGTGCCCGCGCCCGAGGGTCACCGCCAGGTCGAACCGGAAGCCGTCCACGCCGACCTCCTGCGCCCAGTACCGGAGCGAGTCGAGCGCGAGCCGGACGACCTCGGGGCGCCGGAAGTCGAGGGTGTTGCCCGTCCCGGTGACGTCCGCCAGGGCCGCGGGGTGGGCGCCGTCGTGCAGGTAGTACACCGCGGAGTCGAGGCCGCGCCAGGACAGGTGCTGACCGGGCAGCCCGCCCTCGCAGGTGTGGTTGTAGACGACGTCGAGGAGCACCTCGATGCCCGCCTCGTGCAGCGCGTGCACGGCGGTGCGCAGCTCGTCGAGCACCGCGGCGGGCCCGGCGGCGCGCGCGGCGGCGGTGGCGTAGGGCGCGTGCGGGGCGAAGAAGCCCAGCGTGCTGTAGCCCCAGTAGTTGGTGAGGCCGCGCTGCACGAGGTGCGGCTCCGCGGAGAACGCGTGCACCGGGAGCAGCTCGAGGGCGGTGACGCCGAGCGCCCTCAGGTGGTCCACGACGGCGGGGTGGCCGAGCGCCGAGTAGGTGCCGCGCAGGTGCGGGGGCAGCTCGGGGTGCCGGACGGTGAGGCCCTTGACGTGCGCCTCGTACACGACGGTGTCGGTCCACGACGTGTGCGGCCGGTTGGCGGCGGGGTCGACCGCGTCCCCTGAGCCCCGGCGTCCCGGGCGGCGGTCCAGGACGACGGCGTGCGGCACGTGCGCGACCGAGTCCCGGGGGTCGGGCTCGCCGGCGGGGTCGCCCCGCAGCGCGTCGTCGACGACGTGCCCGTACGTCGCCGGGCCGTGGTCCACCTCGCCGACCAGGCCGCGGGCGTACGGGTCGACCAGCAGCTTCGCCGGGTTGTACCGGAGGCCGGCGCCCGGGTCCCACGGGCCGTGCGCGCGCAGGCCGTACCGCTGGCCGGGCCGGACGCCGGGGACCCGCGCGCTGAACACGCCCAGGTCCGGGCCGTCGAGCCGGACGCGGCGCTCGGCCCAGCCGGTCGGTGCGGCCGGGTCGGGGTCGAGCAGGCACAGGTCGACCGCGTCCGCGTGCGGCGCGAGCACGCCGACCTCGACGCCGTCGTCGGTCGCGTGCACCCCGAGGCGGGGCGGCGGGCCGGGGTGCGGGGCGGCGGGGGTCACGCGCCCCATTGTGGCCCGGCGGAGGGGCGGCACGGGGCCGCGACCTGGGACTCCGGTGCCGCGTGGCGCGCGGCGCCCCGGGGGACCGGGTCCCGTGCACCGGCTCCCGCGGGGCGGGTAACGTTCCCGGGGTGAGAATCGTGGTGTGCGTGAAGCACGTGCCCGACATCCAGTCCGAGCGCGCGCTGGGGCCCGACGGCCGCCTCGTCCGCGACGGCGGCGACGGCACCATCAACGAGCTGGACGAGAACGCGGTCGAGGCCGCGGTCGTCCTGGCCGAGCAGGCGCGCGACGCCGGCGACGAGGCCGAGGTCGTCGTGGTGACGGTCGGCCCGGACGACGCGGAGGACGCGGTGCGCCGCGGCCTGCAGCTGGGCGCCGACGCGGCCGTGCACGTGCTCGACGACGCCGTCGCGGGCTCCGACGTGTTCGGCACCGCCGCCGTGCTCGCCGCGGTGCTGCGCCGGCTGGGGGAGCAGGCGCCGGTCGACCTGGTCGTGACCGGCATGGCGGGCCTCGACGGGCTGACCTCGCTGCTGCCGGCGGCGCTCGCGGCCACGCTCGACCTGCCGCAGCTCACGCTCGCCGCCGAGGTCACGCTCGCGGACGGCGCCGTCACGGTCCGCCGCGACCTGGACCACGCCGTCGAGGAGCTCACCGCGCCGCTGCCCGCGCTGGTCTCGGTCACCGACCGCGCCAACGAGCCGCGCTACCCCAACTTCCAGGGCATCATGGCCGCCCGCAAGAAGCCGGTGGAGACCCTGACGCTGGCGGACCTGGGCGTCGACCCGGCCACCGTGGGCGCCGCGGGGGCCCGCACCGAGGTGCTGGAGGCCGCGCCCCGGCCGCCGCGCACCGACCGGGTGCTGGTCACCGACGACGGCCAGGCGGGCGCGCGGCTCGCCGCGTGGCTGCTGGAGCGCGACCTGGTCCGCACCACCCCCGCGACCGGAGAGGTCCTCTGATGGCCACCGTCCTCGTCCTGCTCGACCACGCCGAGACCGGCGCCCTGCGCGGCAGCGTGCTGGAGCTCGCCACGGCGGCCCGCGACCTCGCCGACGGCGGCGAGGTGCACGGCCTGTGGGTCGGCGACGAGCCGGTCGACCCGGCGCTGCCCGTCCTCGGCCGGCACGGCGTGGCCGTCGTGCACCAGGTGTCCACCGGCGCGGTCGACGCCCGGCTGACCCCCGTGCTCGCCGAGGTGCTCGCCGACGCCGTGCGGGAGACCGGCGCGACCGTGCTGCTCGCGCTGTCGACGTTCGAGAACAAGGAGGCGGCCGCGCGGCTGGCCGTCGCCACCGGCGCGGGCGTCGTCACGGACGCCGCCGCGGTCGAGCGGGACGCCGAGGGCCGGGTGGTCGCGTCCAAGACCGTGCTCGCGGGCACCTGGACCACCCGGTGCGCCGTGCGGACCGGCCTCGCCGTCGTCCTGCTCAAGGCCGGCGCCGTGGTCTCCCGGCACGTCGACGAGGAGGCGCCGCTCGCGCCCGAGCTGCGCACCCGCGCGCTCGCCGTCTCCGAGCGGGCGACCCGCGCGGCCCTCGTGCGGCGCACGCCCGCGGCGCCGTCGGACCGGCCCGACCTGTCGTCCGCGGACGTGGTCGTCGTGGGCGGCCGGGGGACCGAGGGCGACTTCGCGCCGATCGAGGCGCTCGCGGACGAGGTCGGCGGCGCGGTCGGCTCGACGCGCGTCGCCACCGACGAGGGCTGGATCGGGCACGAGACCCAGATCGGGCAGACCGGCGTGACCGTGTCGCCGCGGCTGTACATCGGCGCCGGCGTGTCCGGGGCGGTGCACCACCGCGGCGGCATGCAGGCGTCCGGGACGATCGTGGCGATCAACCCCGACCCGGAGGCGCCGATCTTCGAGATCGCCGACTACGGCATCGTCGGAGACCTGTTCACGGTGCTCCCGCAGGTCACCGAGGAGCTCCGCCGGCTGCGGCAGGGCTGAGGCCGACCCGGGCCGGGACGGCCGGGGGCTCAGGCCAGCGCGCGGAGCCACTCCACCGCGTGCCGGCCCTGGGCCCCCTGGAACCGGCGCAGGTTCGGGATCCCGACCGGCGCGGGCTGCAGCGCGCCGTGCACGAAGTAGCCCGCCAGGCCCGCCACGGCGGCGCGCAGCCGCTCGGGCTCGACGCCCTTCGACGCCGGGCGGTCCCAGAACAGGTCCTGCGGCTCCCCGCCGCCCTGCATCGCGACGCTGGGCAGCATGAACGCCAGGTCCAGCCACGGGGCGCCGACGCCGGCGTGCGGCCAGTCGATCAGCGCGACGCGGCCGCCCTCGTGGTCGTGGTCCACCATGACGTTGTCCGCGCGCAGGTCGCCGTGCACGAGCGCGCTGCCCGCGCAGGCGTCGAGCGCGTCGTCCTCCCAGGCGACCAGCGCGTCGAGGTGCGCGAGGACCCACGCGCCGGCCTCGCCCGTGCGGGCGGCGAGCGCGTCGAGGTCCGCGCCCGGGCGCCCCGCGATGGTCCGCCAGCCGGTGAAGTCGCCGGCCAGCGTCTCGGCGCTCGGACGCAGCTCGTGCCCCGGGAGCGGCTCGGCCTCGGCCAGCGTGTCCAGCGCCGCGAGCACGAGGGCGAGCTCGTCGTGGCGCCAGGGGAGCAGCGGCGGCCGGCCGGGCGCCACCTCGAAGCCCAGCAGCACCCAGTCGCCGTCGTCGTCCGACCACAGCAGCGCGGGCGCGGGCACCTGGGGCGGCAGCGCGGCGGCCGCGCGCACCTCCGCCCGGGCGAGCTCCGGGGACTCCGGGTTCTGCTCGGGCGACACGGCCTTGACGAACACGCCGCGCCCGTCGGCCAGCTCGAGGACCGCGGCGAACCCCGGGCTGAACCCGGTGGTCGCGCTGGTCTCGGCGCTCACCTGGGCACCCGCGAGCTCGGAGATCCGGGTGCGGACGGACCGCGGGAGGTCCCGCCAGTCCAGCCGTTGCCCGCTGAAGGCCAGCGGAGGCGTCGTCGCGTCGTCGGCACTCACGCGCCACATCCTGGCAGAACCCTTCGTAGACTTCTGCGGGTGAGCGCGTATCTGGACCACGCGGCCACGACGCCCGTGCTCCCGGAGGCGGCTGCCGTCCTGGTCGAGCACCTGTCCCGCACCGGCAACCCCTCGTCCCTGCACACCGCGGGGCGGGCGGCGCGGCGCGCCGTCGAGGAGGCCCGCGAGACGCTGGCCGCGGCGCTCGGCGCGCGGCCCAGCGAGGTGCTGCTGACCGGCGGGGGCACCGAGGCCGACAACCTCGCGGTGAAGGGCCTGTTCTGGGCCCGCACCGCCCAGGACCCGGCGCGGCGCCG encodes the following:
- the glgX gene encoding glycogen debranching protein GlgX; the protein is MGRVTPAAPHPGPPPRLGVHATDDGVEVGVLAPHADAVDLCLLDPDPAAPTGWAERRVRLDGPDLGVFSARVPGVRPGQRYGLRAHGPWDPGAGLRYNPAKLLVDPYARGLVGEVDHGPATYGHVVDDALRGDPAGEPDPRDSVAHVPHAVVLDRRPGRRGSGDAVDPAANRPHTSWTDTVVYEAHVKGLTVRHPELPPHLRGTYSALGHPAVVDHLRALGVTALELLPVHAFSAEPHLVQRGLTNYWGYSTLGFFAPHAPYATAAARAAGPAAVLDELRTAVHALHEAGIEVLLDVVYNHTCEGGLPGQHLSWRGLDSAVYYLHDGAHPAALADVTGTGNTLDFRRPEVVRLALDSLRYWAQEVGVDGFRFDLAVTLGRGHTGFDPDHPFLVAAATDPALHGLKLVAEPWDVGPGGWRTGQFPPPFAEWNDRFRNSVRSFWLADPARAAHGLPEHRVRDLATRLAGSVDLFGRSDPPLARGPRASVNYVTAHDGFTLADLVAYEHKHNEANGEQNRDGSDDNRSWNHGVEGHVAADSVAADIVPLRRRSIRNLLATLLLAAGTPMITAGDELGRTQRGNNNAYCQDSPLSWVSWDLAPWRRDLLATARHLTALRRAHPALRSARFFTGRAGADGRPDLAWFDPAGAVFTHERWHDADLRTLQMLRTADGDAVLLVVNGSLDPVDVVLADPDAAADGGETTWELAWDSTWEHPGESATADLNGALHQQAGTRATVEPLSLRVYVA
- a CDS encoding electron transfer flavoprotein subunit beta/FixA family protein, which encodes MRIVVCVKHVPDIQSERALGPDGRLVRDGGDGTINELDENAVEAAVVLAEQARDAGDEAEVVVVTVGPDDAEDAVRRGLQLGADAAVHVLDDAVAGSDVFGTAAVLAAVLRRLGEQAPVDLVVTGMAGLDGLTSLLPAALAATLDLPQLTLAAEVTLADGAVTVRRDLDHAVEELTAPLPALVSVTDRANEPRYPNFQGIMAARKKPVETLTLADLGVDPATVGAAGARTEVLEAAPRPPRTDRVLVTDDGQAGARLAAWLLERDLVRTTPATGEVL
- a CDS encoding electron transfer flavoprotein subunit alpha/FixB family protein → MATVLVLLDHAETGALRGSVLELATAARDLADGGEVHGLWVGDEPVDPALPVLGRHGVAVVHQVSTGAVDARLTPVLAEVLADAVRETGATVLLALSTFENKEAAARLAVATGAGVVTDAAAVERDAEGRVVASKTVLAGTWTTRCAVRTGLAVVLLKAGAVVSRHVDEEAPLAPELRTRALAVSERATRAALVRRTPAAPSDRPDLSSADVVVVGGRGTEGDFAPIEALADEVGGAVGSTRVATDEGWIGHETQIGQTGVTVSPRLYIGAGVSGAVHHRGGMQASGTIVAINPDPEAPIFEIADYGIVGDLFTVLPQVTEELRRLRQG
- a CDS encoding phosphotransferase family protein; protein product: MSADDATTPPLAFSGQRLDWRDLPRSVRTRISELAGAQVSAETSATTGFSPGFAAVLELADGRGVFVKAVSPEQNPESPELARAEVRAAAALPPQVPAPALLWSDDDGDWVLLGFEVAPGRPPLLPWRHDELALVLAALDTLAEAEPLPGHELRPSAETLAGDFTGWRTIAGRPGADLDALAARTGEAGAWVLAHLDALVAWEDDALDACAGSALVHGDLRADNVMVDHDHEGGRVALIDWPHAGVGAPWLDLAFMLPSVAMQGGGEPQDLFWDRPASKGVEPERLRAAVAGLAGYFVHGALQPAPVGIPNLRRFQGAQGRHAVEWLRALA